One Bacteroidota bacterium DNA segment encodes these proteins:
- a CDS encoding restriction endonuclease, which produces MKTKLPVRITKSTGEESYFSEKKLEASLRRAGADEEQVNAILVKIRSSLYDGISTKEIYRLAFAELRAESKFLAARYNLKQAIIALGPEGFYFEKYIAAVLAARGYETKHSVILNGKCVKHEVDVLAKKGNELHIIECKFHRHDGLNCDVKVPLYIHSRFNDIRNYFEEHPVKDVEKYYGWVVTNTRFTEDAVNYGNCTGLKLLSWNFPAGKGLRELADSEKLYPLTCLTSLTKTEKNLLLEKELILAKDIPSNLKLIKMIGMTLSRQNALLEEIRNLCGK; this is translated from the coding sequence ATGAAAACTAAATTACCGGTACGCATTACCAAATCAACGGGCGAAGAAAGTTATTTCTCCGAAAAGAAATTGGAAGCATCACTGCGTCGTGCAGGCGCAGATGAAGAACAGGTGAACGCAATTCTCGTAAAGATCCGTTCTTCTTTGTACGATGGGATTTCCACGAAAGAAATTTACCGCCTTGCTTTTGCAGAACTAAGGGCGGAATCGAAATTTCTTGCGGCGCGCTATAATCTCAAACAGGCGATCATCGCACTCGGTCCCGAAGGTTTTTATTTCGAAAAATATATTGCAGCCGTTCTTGCCGCAAGAGGTTATGAAACGAAACACAGCGTGATCCTCAATGGAAAATGTGTGAAACATGAAGTGGATGTACTCGCAAAAAAAGGGAACGAACTGCACATTATCGAATGCAAATTTCACCGGCATGATGGTTTGAACTGCGATGTGAAAGTGCCGCTCTACATTCATTCGCGTTTCAATGACATCAGGAATTACTTCGAAGAACACCCGGTGAAAGACGTTGAAAAATATTATGGTTGGGTGGTAACGAACACGCGCTTTACCGAGGATGCGGTGAATTATGGCAATTGTACAGGATTGAAATTGCTGAGCTGGAATTTTCCCGCGGGCAAAGGCCTGCGTGAACTTGCGGATTCAGAAAAATTATACCCCCTCACCTGCCTCACTTCATTGACAAAAACTGAAAAAAATTTATTGCTTGAAAAAGAATTGATCCTGGCTAAAGATATTCCTTCCAATTTAAAATTGATTAAAATGATCGGGATGACCTTAAGCAGGCAGAATGCATTGCTGGAAGAGATCAGGAATCTTTGCGGAAAATAA